One Orcinus orca chromosome 8, mOrcOrc1.1, whole genome shotgun sequence genomic window, CTTTATCACCTTCACAAATTAAGTAACTCCCTAAGCCATAGTTTCCTTATTTCAAACATGAACACAATACTACTATTTATCTCGTAAGGTATTTAAGAGAATAAATGAGAGAGATGTTTTGATTACATTGGCTATCTCGATATTCTTTAAGTATGTCAAGCTCATTCCTGCCATGGGGTCTTTGCAGTAGTGTTTCCTGCAAGTGTCATGTTTTACCCCTAGATCTTCTATGGTGCATTCTTATCAATTCTAGTCGCAAAGTAAGTGTCAGTTCCATAGAAAAGGCTTTCCTGACTCTACAATTGGAAGTAGCCACCTAGTCCTACACTCTCATATCACTTTCCTTTAATTCTCTTCATGGCATTTTTCTCAGTCTGAGATAGGAGAGGTCATATGTGTCTTATCACATGTTATATTTCCCATCAGAGAATTGACTAATACATCATAGACATTaactaaatatttttggaattaaTTCATTGACTTTGCATAGTCAGTTAAGCAACCTGTACCTTGGTTTCAATGTTTGTAGCATCAGGATTGAAATACCTACCACACAGAATTGTTGGGAGAAACCTAGTGAGAAAATTCTGTCAAACACACAGCGTATTGTCCAGTATATTTCAGATTTTGAATAAATACTGGTTACCTGCATCACCGCCTTGTAAATTTTTTCCAGTATTTCAGTACATAAAGAACACACAGACTTTCCAGATAAaggtatattttctcttttcttcaagcTTTGTGGATCCTACAAAATACTTTCCAGTGTTGTCTCTACCAGTCTTTCCCCAACCTACAACTCCACACCAATGTCTTCTCACTGTTTTCCTTTCATTCCCTGGTGCCTGAAACCAAGCTATGTATTGTTTGGAAACTCTGTATGTTACTTCCATGCTGTCATCTCAAACACAGAGTGGATAATTTTAACAGTGGATGAAAACGACCTGAGGAAGTTGAGTTCTTAAAAGAGCTGTGCTGCAAAGAAGTCCTGTCCACCAGTATATCAGCTAGATTTATCCTGGAAGTTTTCCTGAAAGCTCAGGAATTGATCATGACATCATGAACCAAGTGAGCCATCCAGGATGAGAATAGTCTATCCATAACCATTTTGCTTCCAAGATCTGCCTGAATGACAGACAATTATTGAAAAACTCCACTTCAACTCATTGTTATGTACAGAAAATAGTACAAATTTCAAAATGGTAAATTCTCTTATTAAGTCATTGGCATAATTGTCAGCCAAGCAGCCACTGCCTTCTGGAGAGCACCTCTGAGGATAGAATTATTTTCCAAGAATGTTTGGAAGCCATTCGAAAAATTTTCCTTAGTTCTACTTAAGTTAGTATTGATTCAGTCAACATTGTTAAGTACTTATGTTTGCCAGGCTGTGATTAGACCACACATAAACATTGTATACCCTTTACTCCTCATACTCCTGTAGGTgagaaaatgaacttttttttcatatttccctCATTCAGATTCTGACTATAGAAGATAGAAAGGGGTGATAAATTAGGGGGTTCCCAGAATATACTTGGGGCTACTGTATGGCATTTACATACATTCTCCTATGAGAATCTTTTTCTTCATCACTCTGATTCCTGACCTGGAATTCAGCCAGGTACATTTAACTTCCATTTCTCAGGCTTTCTCATTAAGAGTTGTCTGTCAATGTCCTCGATTAAAGGCCAGGTGACGTCAGTGCTTCTACAATCTTATCAGAGTCTTGACCCCAAGAACCTCTGCACCTTTGGAGGAGAGTTGTTATGTGCACCAGGAGGATGGACAATCATACCACAGTGAGCACATTCCTTCTGTGGGGATTTTCCAGTTTCCCAGACGGGCAAGATCTCTCCTTCGTGATGATTTTCTTCTCTCATGTGACCATCCTGGTTGCAAATGTGTCCATAATGGTGGCCATCAAGCTCAGTCACAATCTTCACACCCCCACGTACTTTTTCCTCTGTGGTTTGTCCTTTTCAGAAACCTGTACCACTATGGTACATGCTAGTGGACTTGCTATCAGAAAGCAAGACCATTTCTCTTCCTGAGCGTGCCACAcagatgtttttcttctttggcttGGGAGCTAACAACTGCTTACTCTTGGCTGCCATGTCCTATGACCATTACACTGCTATTCACAACCCGCTGCACTACACCATCTTGATGACCCAAAAGATCTGCTTTCAGCTCATGACCGCTTCTTGTGTTACTGGGATTGTGGTGTCACTGTGCGTTGTCCTTGTAGTATTCAACTTGTCGTTCTGTGACTCCAGCACCGTCAAGCACTTTTTTTGTGACATTACATCTGTAGTCTCCCTTGCCTGGGATTACACCTTTTTTCAGAAAATGGTTCTTCTTGCCTTCTCTGCCTTCGTTTTGGTGGGgagctttattttcattatgatttCCTGTGTCTTCATTGGGTCCATAGTTATGAGGATGCCATCTGCCCAGGGGAGGTATAAGGCCTTCTCAACTTGCTCCTTCCACCTCACTGTGGTGTGCATACACTGTGGATTTGCTGACTTTGTCTATCTGAGACCCAAGGACGGTGACTCATTCCGTGAAGATGTGCTGATGCCTGTGACATATACAGTACTGACACCTCTGCTTAATCCCATCGTTTACAgtctaagaaacaaagaaatgaaaatatcccTAAAGAAAGTACTAGGCAATATATGTAGGTTTTCCCCTAGATGGTAAATAAAAGAGCtctgaacactttttaaaatttttacagagCATTGATAAATTAAAGTGGAGAAAGTGGAGTACTTCCAATAAAAATCATCACTTTGTATACAAAGCAATTAAAGTGTGTTCTAACTGCCTGATATGCTCTGGTCTCACTTCTTTCTTACTATGAAACCagatgtagttttaaaatattttaaaaggaaataaaatattctaaaatattattacatatatatgtacatatacagatatacacatacatgcatacacacatgcacatatgtatGTAGTAAATGTatcaaaaatgttttagaatactctattttcataattttggtttcctttggagaaggaagaaaattatattaaaaaggaaaagaaagaaggaaagagagagggagagagagagagagagaaggaggggaaagagaaagatcACTGATTTACTtaatcaaaaaaagagaaagcacaaaCACAAATTTAGCGTTGAAATGAGTGAAAGACCACAATGCAGAGAAATTTCAAaacgttttttattttttaattaaaaaaatttttttaacatctttattggagtataattgctttacaatggtgtgttagtttctgctttataacaaagtaagtcacctatacatatacatatgttcccatatctcttccctcttgcgtctccctccctcccaccctccctatcccaccctcaaaacattttaagaaaatacctGTTTAACTCTATTCAAAGAAACATGGAAACTAGATGGGAATGGAtgaatttctggaaaaaaaaaatgaaagtttctgcagaagaaatatgcatttttaacatACCAAATTCCAGGAATACTATAGACCTCTGTCAAAGAGCTATTCTTTCCAATCCCCAACAAAGGAGTAGACTAGATGGTTTCAAAATGAACTTCCacaaaaagcaaataattcaAATGCTGTTTGAGTTACAGCATAGACAAAGATAAATAGCTTGGAATTTATGAAAACCACAGAGGTGGAAGGTGCTATAAATAACTGAATCTAATCGAGGCCATTGTCGTAAGGTTCTCACGTGGATACTGAGGGAGATGCTGTAGGGAGGGCTTGGCATTTTGAGGTCACATTGTCTAATGGCAAATCCGTATGGTGAGTGATGTTACCAGTGCTGTGGCAGGAGTGAGGGACCGAGATGGGAGAAAGAATAAAGGGGCTGGTGGCAAAGTCTTGAATAAATGAGAAGAAACTGGGTGGTCAGTAAAAGACTCTGAAAACAATAGTATATTGTTTCATATCTGGATAGTGTTTGTGTCAATGAGTGAAATGTTTTGTCATGCAGATTGCCAGTAAATGATTTAGAAATATGGTAAGGAGCTAGGAGAATGTCGACATTGTGTGCAGATATCTGTAGAATAGGAGTGAGCAGCTTCTCTTCAATATTGCTGAGAAGCCTATGTGCCCTCCTCGGACAACTAGGTTTAGTTAAGATGGAGACGTGGAGCGTGTACTCTGGGAAAAGTTGACGGGTGGAATAGAAAGGAGATTTCCAGAATGAACGTAAAACATATAGGAGAAACCCCAGCAAACAAAGAGAATTTCAAAGAGATGAAGCCGAGAGTTGTGAATAAGTGAATACTGGCGAAGAGAGCTCCCAACAGGCTTGCAGCTGAGATTCAGATCATAGCTCCATTGACTATAGGTGGTGTCGGAACCTATTGGGTCTACAGTTCTCATTCTTTGCTCAGCATTGAATTAAAGTTTGGCTAGAGGTTCTCTGACCAACCATTTCATAAACTTCACCATTCCATTTTCACAAATGTCCTTGTTTACTGTAAAAGTCTCTGCCTCCTCATGTAATTAtctaaacttttaatttcattcattattttaagaCTCAAAATTTTGACCAAATGGTATTTATCCTTGcgatgcaaggttggtttaacatatgaaaatcaatcagtgtgatacaccatattaatagaatgaaaaataacaacCACATGATTGTGTCAATAGATGTAGAGTATATACactatgaaatattattcagccattaagaaagaaggaactcttgccatttgtgacatcaCAGGTGTACCTGGAGACattgtgctaaatgaaataagccagacacagaaggaaaaatactgCATGAGCTCACTTATAAGTGAAATCTAagaaagtcaaattcatagaagcagagaatagaatggtagtTACCAGAGTTGGGGAAATGGAGGgaatggggagatgctggtcaaagggtacaaagttagTTATATAGGacgaataagttctagagatcgaATGTAGAGCATTataactgtagttaataatactgtagttTATACTGGATATTTTCTAAGAGTAAACTTAAGTTACTCTTATCACACCTAAAAATGATAGAGATGTGAGTAGATGGGTATGTTAGCTTGGTTATATTTATCACTtcactatgtatatgtatgtcaaaacatcatgctggggcttccctggtagcgcagtggttgagagtccgcctcctgatgcaggggacacgggttcgtgacccggtccgggaagatcccacatgccgcggagcggctgagcccgtgatccatggccactgagcctgcgcgtctggagcctgtgctccgcaacggcagaggccacaacagtgagaggcccgcgtaccggaaaaaaaaaaaaaaatcatgctgaacactttaaatcataaattttattaaaaaagtaaaaacatcttaaaattgttttaaaggtTAAAAGAACATGTCAACTAGCACTTTATTCATACCGCTTGAATGGAAACCattgtatttttaagaaacatttctttGTTGTGAACTTCTTGAAAGAAAAGCACATAACCTATTAAACTTTGTTTCCTCAGTTCATAACCTCGTGCTAGAAATAAAAGagacactaaataaatattcattgaattagAGTTAATGTTTAACCAACAGACATTTGTTGAATGCTTGCTGTGTACCCGACACTGTACTTTGAGCTCAGGATAATTAGTTCAACCTCCCACATCACTACTTTTACCCACCCACCAAAGTTTGTGCAACTGCATTACCAGCTCTCAATGACcagttttaactctttttttccttatgtctcagtttaaatgtcattTCTCTGGTAAAGCTTTCCTTGAGCCTCACAAATAAATGCATTTGCCAAATGATATTATGAGGAATAGAGACtgagcaaaaagacacagcctgggGCTTTTGGCAGTGAGGTAGGCTAAGTACATAGAACTTTGAGGTCAAAGATACCTAAGACTCTGAGGCCAAGATCCTGTAGAGGAAAAAGCTATAGAGAAGTGAGCCTGAAATTCTACATATAATTCCTCATTATGGAATTTGACTACTCCCAAGTTGCACTTGGGCTGTTGAGATATCAAACACCAAGTGGAAATCAGCCTACGAGAGCCTGACGATCTTAGCAGAGATTTTGGCATTTTGCATTGCTGGTTTGATAGATAGGCTGTTTAAGGTAGAGGGCCCCACAACACCTTATGCTTTTATTTGAGAGTCCTGCAGTACTACACCTTAGGAGGAATTGCTGCATCCTAGAAATAAGGTCAAACCAGAAATAGATTATCCCCAACAAAGTACAACACCCAACCACCACATTCTATTAGGATGTAAGTTTAGGAGTTATACTGTACATGGAGGCATCAGTTCTTTTTTTATGTGAATGACCCCTTTGGGCACTctattttcatttcctcaaaGGGATCAAGCCAGAGC contains:
- the LOC117196364 gene encoding LOW QUALITY PROTEIN: olfactory receptor 10T2-like (The sequence of the model RefSeq protein was modified relative to this genomic sequence to represent the inferred CDS: inserted 2 bases in 1 codon), with the translated sequence MDNHTTVSTFLLWGFSSFPDGQDLSFVMIFFSHVTILVANVSIMVAIKLSHNLHTPTYFFLCGLSFSETCTTMVXMLVDLLSESKTISLPERATQMFFFFGLGANNCLLLAAMSYDHYTAIHNPLHYTILMTQKICFQLMTASCVTGIVVSLCVVLVVFNLSFCDSSTVKHFFCDITSVVSLAWDYTFFQKMVLLAFSAFVLVGSFIFIMISCVFIGSIVMRMPSAQGRYKAFSTCSFHLTVVCIHCGFADFVYLRPKDGDSFREDVLMPVTYTVLTPLLNPIVYSLRNKEMKISLKKVLGNICRFSPRW